From the Kiritimatiellaceae bacterium genome, one window contains:
- the rfbD gene encoding dTDP-4-dehydrorhamnose reductase, producing MVSNVLVIGCNGQLGADCMSVFGARAIGIDLPEIDITDRGQCFGKLDAIRPSAIVNCAAYTAVDACETDPACWKVNATGPKHLAEWAAKNGAYLVHISTDYVFSGGNPLFESSVETDIPAPVSEYGKSKLAGEQAVLESGADAAILRTAWLYGAHGKNFLKTMLRLALQNPDREIRVVNDQFGSPTWSYTLARQIAAVVKVRATGIFHATSEGYCSWFDLASRFLQRMAVPHRIAPCTTADYPTPARRPANSILENAALKQRGLNLFETWDVELERFVGEHRILLMNETKGLLK from the coding sequence ATGGTGTCTAACGTGCTGGTTATAGGTTGTAATGGGCAGCTCGGCGCGGACTGTATGTCTGTGTTCGGCGCGCGCGCCATCGGGATTGATCTGCCGGAGATTGATATCACAGACCGGGGCCAATGCTTCGGCAAACTGGATGCGATCCGTCCGTCCGCCATCGTAAACTGTGCGGCGTACACAGCGGTCGATGCCTGCGAAACCGATCCGGCCTGCTGGAAAGTGAATGCGACCGGGCCGAAACATCTGGCGGAATGGGCGGCGAAAAACGGCGCATACCTTGTTCATATTTCAACCGATTATGTATTTAGCGGAGGAAACCCGCTTTTTGAATCTTCCGTTGAAACGGATATTCCCGCGCCGGTCTCCGAATACGGGAAGTCCAAACTGGCCGGAGAGCAGGCTGTTCTTGAGAGCGGGGCCGACGCGGCCATTTTACGCACGGCGTGGCTGTATGGCGCTCACGGTAAAAACTTTTTAAAAACCATGCTTCGACTGGCATTGCAGAATCCGGATCGCGAAATCCGGGTTGTAAACGACCAATTTGGCTCGCCGACCTGGTCATACACATTGGCCCGGCAAATTGCCGCCGTCGTAAAAGTTCGGGCGACCGGTATTTTTCATGCGACGTCGGAAGGATACTGTAGCTGGTTTGATCTGGCCTCCCGGTTTTTGCAACGGATGGCGGTGCCGCACCGGATTGCGCCGTGTACGACTGCGGACTATCCGACTCCGGCCCGGCGCCCGGCGAATTCTATTCTGGAAAATGCCGCGCTAAAACAGCGCGGACTGAATCTTTTTGAGACGTGGGATGTTGAGCTGGAGCGTTTTGTCGGCGAACACCGGATCCTGTTGATGAATGAAACAAAAGGACTGCTGAAATGA
- a CDS encoding ArsR family transcriptional regulator, with protein sequence MNSALSELEKEVVDIFVRIAGVLSLPRSVGELYGILFISPEPMCIDDLMCKLKISKGSTSQGLKILRSFGAVNPVYVAGDRRDFFTAEAELRKIVAGFVNEQIRPHLDNGKARMARIEGLIEAEVPGRKEFIAERIERLQGWQKRAGSLLPFALNFIKPD encoded by the coding sequence ATGAACTCGGCACTTTCAGAACTCGAAAAAGAGGTCGTCGATATTTTTGTCCGCATTGCCGGAGTACTGAGCTTGCCGCGCTCAGTCGGCGAACTCTACGGAATCCTTTTTATTTCTCCAGAGCCGATGTGCATCGACGATCTGATGTGCAAATTGAAAATCAGCAAAGGATCTACCAGCCAAGGACTTAAGATTTTGCGGTCATTTGGTGCCGTCAATCCGGTTTATGTGGCCGGCGACAGGCGGGATTTTTTTACGGCAGAAGCCGAACTGCGTAAGATCGTGGCAGGGTTCGTCAACGAACAGATTCGCCCCCATCTGGATAACGGCAAGGCGCGAATGGCCCGAATTGAAGGACTGATTGAGGCGGAAGTCCCTGGCCGAAAAGAGTTTATTGCTGAGCGGATTGAGCGGTTGCAGGGATGGCAGAAGCGCGCCGGCTCACTTCTGCCTTTTGCGCTTAATTTCATAAAACCGGATTGA
- the nusA gene encoding transcription termination/antitermination protein NusA, translating into MNSELSAVVEYMERERGVDRETIIEAIESALQNAANKSMADAEDLRVVISRETLDIKAFARKKVVMAVNDRYNEVSLAEARRTNSAAQLDEMIEIESTPRNFGRIAAQTAKQTILQRIRQAEKSRIFDDYKNRTGEIVTGTVRRFERSTVIIELDHGAEGLMPSKERVPTEEYEVGERIRAYIVAIKERESGPEILLSRAHPDFVRRLFELEVSEIADGTMEIRGIAREAGYRSKVAVISHDERVDPVGACVGIRGMRVKNIVRELNGEKIDIVRWSDDIKTLVINALAPAKLKHVEADEPTHTVTVTVDADQLSLAIGKRGQNARLTSKLIGWRVDIQKDEEAMNFEERVAAAVSGLAAVEGIGEEWAEKLVYAGFLTIEGVMAADLSDLQEIEDVTPEQAQALWSAAEKAYTAKHGEIKE; encoded by the coding sequence ATGAACAGCGAACTGAGTGCCGTTGTGGAATACATGGAGCGCGAACGCGGGGTCGATCGCGAGACGATTATCGAGGCGATTGAATCCGCTTTGCAGAACGCCGCCAACAAGAGTATGGCCGACGCCGAAGATCTGCGCGTAGTAATTAGTCGCGAAACTCTTGATATCAAAGCCTTTGCCCGCAAAAAAGTGGTGATGGCTGTCAATGACCGCTACAATGAGGTCAGTCTGGCGGAAGCCCGCCGCACCAACTCGGCTGCTCAACTCGACGAAATGATCGAAATCGAGTCCACTCCGCGCAACTTTGGCCGCATCGCAGCCCAAACCGCCAAACAGACTATCCTGCAGCGTATCCGTCAGGCTGAAAAAAGCCGTATTTTCGATGACTACAAAAACCGCACCGGCGAAATTGTTACCGGTACTGTGCGCCGCTTCGAACGCAGCACGGTAATCATAGAACTCGACCACGGCGCCGAAGGTCTCATGCCCTCAAAAGAGCGCGTTCCGACCGAAGAGTACGAGGTCGGCGAGCGCATCCGCGCTTACATCGTCGCCATCAAAGAGCGCGAATCCGGACCGGAAATTCTTCTGTCGCGCGCCCACCCCGATTTTGTCCGCCGCCTTTTCGAACTGGAAGTTTCAGAAATTGCCGACGGTACCATGGAAATCCGCGGCATCGCCCGCGAAGCCGGATACCGCAGCAAGGTGGCGGTTATCTCGCATGACGAACGGGTTGACCCCGTCGGCGCCTGCGTCGGCATCCGCGGTATGCGCGTTAAAAATATCGTCCGCGAACTCAATGGCGAAAAAATTGATATCGTCCGCTGGAGCGACGATATTAAGACGCTGGTTATCAATGCGCTGGCTCCGGCCAAACTCAAGCATGTTGAGGCCGATGAGCCGACACATACCGTCACCGTCACCGTAGATGCCGACCAGCTTTCGCTGGCGATCGGCAAGCGCGGACAGAACGCCCGCCTGACATCCAAGCTGATCGGCTGGCGCGTCGACATCCAGAAGGATGAAGAAGCCATGAACTTTGAAGAGCGCGTTGCCGCCGCCGTCTCCGGACTGGCCGCGGTCGAAGGGATCGGCGAAGAATGGGCGGAAAAACTGGTTTACGCCGGGTTCCTCACCATCGAAGGCGTTATGGCCGCCGATCTGTCCGACCTTCAGGAAATCGAAGACGTTACCCCCGAACAGGCGCAGGCTCTCTGGAGCGCTGCGGAAAAAGCCTACACGGCAAAACATGGTGAAATTAAAGAATGA
- the infB gene encoding translation initiation factor IF-2, with translation MRVHELATDLDVTVEELLEILHDVEIKAEDGQSLLADNEVSVVCDELGFASIDEARAASAGKTVSAVVPPVAAPVAGKAPAAEPETEELVEGSNVLSFAKPQIAVKELAEKMALKPNQLIAELMKMNIFASINQDIDIKIAKQIGEKHGFVIELKKKDKPQPKPAEATPRKPVAPVEKDRPEDIEIRPPIVTFMGHVDHGKTSLLDRIRNTKVVASESGGITQHIGAYTVDMDARQITFLDTPGHAAFTAMRARGANVTDIAVLVVAADDGVMPQTIEAIKHAKAANVCIIVAMNKMDLYGTNPDRIKQQLNEHGVMVEDWGGNIGCIPVSATTGAGIDQLLERITLEAEMLELRANPHKKATGFVIEARMEPGMGPTATLLVRDGTLKVGDNVLCGAQWGRIKALINDQGKQVRTAGPSHAVKCIGLTGVPGAGDEFCICASAGEARQLSETLLADIKSADLNQTSRGKVSLDDLFGQAGAGEIKELNVILKCDVQGSVEAIVGSLAGIKSDKVKLKILTSDVGNITTNDVMLASASNAIILGFHVAKETGVTAAAKKEGVEIRLYSIIYELLEEVEAAMCGLLDPELRETYLGKAEIKAIFDMGKRNKVAGCMVVEGKITSRASIRIKRGNEVLYKGTIGSLKRFQADAAEVRDGQECGIRPDNFGNFQEGDVIEAYTIEKIAQKL, from the coding sequence ATGAGAGTCCACGAACTAGCCACTGATTTGGATGTAACCGTCGAAGAGCTGCTTGAAATTCTCCACGATGTGGAAATCAAAGCTGAAGACGGTCAAAGCCTGCTCGCCGACAACGAAGTTTCCGTTGTCTGTGACGAGCTCGGCTTCGCTTCTATTGATGAAGCGCGTGCGGCCTCTGCCGGCAAAACTGTTTCCGCCGTTGTACCGCCCGTTGCGGCGCCGGTGGCGGGAAAAGCCCCGGCCGCAGAACCGGAAACGGAGGAGCTGGTCGAGGGTTCCAATGTACTCTCTTTCGCCAAGCCGCAGATTGCCGTTAAAGAGCTGGCCGAAAAAATGGCGCTCAAGCCCAATCAGCTCATCGCTGAGCTGATGAAGATGAACATTTTCGCTTCGATCAATCAGGATATCGACATCAAGATCGCCAAGCAGATCGGTGAAAAACACGGATTTGTGATTGAGCTGAAGAAGAAGGATAAACCTCAGCCGAAACCGGCGGAAGCCACGCCGCGCAAGCCGGTCGCTCCGGTCGAAAAAGACCGGCCCGAAGATATTGAAATCCGTCCGCCGATTGTCACCTTCATGGGCCACGTTGACCACGGCAAAACCTCTCTGCTCGACCGCATTCGCAACACCAAAGTGGTCGCGAGCGAATCCGGCGGCATCACGCAGCATATCGGCGCCTACACGGTGGATATGGACGCCCGCCAGATTACGTTCCTCGACACACCCGGCCACGCCGCTTTCACAGCCATGCGCGCCCGCGGTGCCAATGTCACCGATATCGCAGTGCTGGTTGTTGCCGCAGACGACGGCGTAATGCCGCAGACGATCGAAGCGATCAAGCACGCGAAAGCTGCAAACGTCTGCATCATCGTCGCCATGAACAAAATGGATTTATACGGCACCAACCCGGATCGAATTAAACAGCAGCTCAATGAGCATGGCGTAATGGTTGAAGACTGGGGAGGAAACATTGGCTGTATTCCGGTCAGCGCCACCACCGGCGCGGGCATTGATCAATTGCTTGAGCGCATCACGCTTGAAGCGGAAATGCTCGAACTCCGCGCCAACCCGCATAAAAAAGCCACCGGCTTTGTCATCGAAGCAAGGATGGAGCCCGGCATGGGCCCGACCGCTACGCTGCTTGTGCGCGACGGAACGCTCAAGGTCGGCGACAACGTTCTCTGCGGCGCTCAATGGGGCCGTATCAAAGCGCTGATTAACGATCAGGGCAAACAGGTTCGCACCGCCGGTCCTTCGCACGCTGTAAAATGTATCGGTCTCACCGGCGTTCCCGGCGCAGGCGATGAATTCTGCATTTGCGCCAGCGCGGGCGAAGCTAGACAGCTTTCCGAAACCCTGCTGGCGGATATTAAATCCGCCGACCTCAACCAGACTTCGCGCGGCAAAGTCTCGCTCGATGATCTCTTCGGGCAGGCTGGTGCAGGCGAAATCAAAGAGCTCAACGTCATCCTCAAGTGCGACGTTCAGGGATCGGTTGAAGCCATCGTCGGCTCGCTCGCCGGAATTAAGAGCGACAAGGTGAAGCTGAAAATTCTGACCAGCGATGTCGGCAACATCACCACCAACGACGTTATGTTGGCCAGTGCTTCCAACGCCATTATTCTTGGCTTCCACGTCGCCAAAGAAACCGGCGTCACAGCGGCGGCCAAAAAAGAGGGCGTCGAAATCCGCCTCTACAGCATCATTTACGAACTGCTCGAAGAGGTCGAAGCCGCCATGTGCGGACTGCTCGATCCCGAACTGCGCGAAACCTATCTCGGCAAAGCCGAAATCAAAGCGATCTTCGACATGGGCAAACGCAATAAGGTCGCTGGCTGCATGGTCGTTGAAGGAAAAATTACTTCGCGCGCCAGCATCCGTATCAAGCGCGGCAACGAAGTGCTCTACAAAGGCACCATCGGCTCGCTCAAACGCTTCCAAGCGGATGCTGCCGAAGTGCGCGACGGGCAGGAATGCGGTATCCGCCCCGACAACTTCGGCAACTTCCAGGAAGGCGATGTCATCGAGGCCTACACCATCGAAAAGATCGCTCAGAAACTCTAA
- the ribF gene encoding riboflavin biosynthesis protein RibF: MLHVKNLAEIPHTDKPVVLAMGCFDGVHIGHQKVVSTAVEQAEARGGEAWVFTFHPHPAKILSPETAPPLISAEACRLRQFEALGVHGVIAVPFDQTFAHTEPEQFLFGLWKKLPTLSGIVCGTDWSFGYKARGKFQSLEKLCGEHGITATAVPPVLCNGERISSTHIRQAVQAGDIPLAEKMLGRPFCIFGTVVKGRGIGRGLGFPTANIDPENELIPAPGVYAAYTRIQRTEDREQRTETTPSSVFRLPSSGLPSAVFIGERKTFNDPAPVIESYLLDFDGNLYGQQIEIRLVKKIRAVEPFPSKEALIAQIEKDIAQIRGILAGHQT, encoded by the coding sequence ATGCTTCACGTTAAAAACCTCGCTGAAATTCCGCACACCGACAAGCCTGTCGTTCTGGCGATGGGATGCTTCGACGGAGTACACATCGGCCACCAGAAAGTCGTCTCCACCGCCGTCGAACAAGCCGAAGCGCGCGGCGGCGAGGCGTGGGTCTTCACCTTTCATCCGCATCCAGCCAAAATCCTCAGCCCGGAAACCGCGCCGCCACTCATCAGCGCGGAAGCCTGCCGCCTGCGCCAGTTCGAAGCGCTCGGCGTACATGGAGTCATCGCCGTGCCGTTCGACCAAACCTTCGCGCACACCGAACCGGAACAGTTTCTGTTCGGCCTATGGAAAAAACTGCCGACCCTCAGCGGCATTGTTTGCGGCACCGACTGGTCGTTCGGCTACAAAGCGCGCGGTAAATTTCAATCTCTGGAAAAACTCTGCGGCGAACACGGTATTACAGCGACGGCCGTACCGCCGGTTCTTTGTAACGGCGAACGGATTTCTAGCACGCACATCCGGCAGGCCGTGCAAGCTGGCGATATTCCGCTGGCGGAAAAAATGCTCGGGCGTCCGTTCTGTATTTTCGGCACCGTCGTCAAAGGTCGCGGCATCGGTCGCGGACTTGGCTTCCCCACCGCCAATATTGATCCCGAAAATGAACTGATTCCCGCTCCCGGCGTTTATGCCGCGTATACAAGAATACAGAGGACAGAAGACCGAGAACAGAGAACAGAAACAACTCCGTCATCCGTCTTCCGTCTTCCGTCTTCCGGGCTCCCCTCCGCTGTTTTCATCGGCGAACGGAAAACATTCAATGATCCCGCGCCGGTTATTGAATCCTACCTGCTCGATTTCGACGGCAATCTCTACGGACAGCAGATCGAAATCCGTCTGGTCAAAAAAATCCGCGCCGTTGAACCCTTCCCGTCTAAAGAAGCGCTCATTGCGCAAATCGAAAAAGACATCGCACAGATTCGCGGCATTCTAGCGGGCCATCAAACCTGA
- a CDS encoding NAD-dependent epimerase/dehydratase family protein — MKILVTGAAGFIGMHVAESLLNDGHEVVGFDNFNDYYDVSLKEARSTRLEGRKGYVGVEGDLTDYELLSTLFRENRFDCVCHLAAQAGVRYSLKNPDAYQKSNLEGHLNILEACRHAKVSRLVYASSSSVYGGNQKVPFSESDPVDHPVSLYAATKKANELMSHAYTHLYGLQTVGLRFFTVYGPWGRPDMAYWTFAEAMLKGEAIPVFNYGKMKRDFTYITDIVAGVKAALFADGLDPYEIFNLGNNRAENLMDFIKTLAASLGVEPKMEMLPMQPGDVPVTFADVSKAGKKLNYMPHTPITEGVPKFVQWYREYHGV, encoded by the coding sequence ATGAAAATACTTGTAACAGGTGCGGCAGGTTTTATCGGCATGCATGTGGCGGAGTCGCTTCTGAACGACGGCCACGAGGTGGTCGGGTTTGATAATTTCAACGACTATTACGATGTTTCCCTAAAGGAAGCTCGTAGCACCCGGCTGGAAGGCCGCAAAGGATATGTCGGGGTTGAAGGCGACCTCACGGACTATGAACTGCTTTCCACGTTATTCAGGGAGAACCGATTTGATTGTGTATGCCATCTGGCCGCGCAGGCGGGAGTTCGCTATTCGCTGAAAAATCCGGACGCCTACCAGAAATCCAATCTGGAAGGGCACCTGAATATTCTCGAGGCGTGCCGCCATGCAAAAGTTTCGCGGCTGGTCTATGCCTCCAGCTCCAGCGTGTATGGCGGGAATCAAAAAGTTCCATTCAGCGAGTCCGATCCGGTGGATCATCCGGTCAGCCTTTACGCGGCGACCAAAAAAGCCAACGAGTTGATGAGCCACGCCTACACTCATCTATACGGATTGCAGACCGTCGGGTTGCGCTTTTTTACGGTATATGGCCCGTGGGGTCGCCCGGACATGGCGTACTGGACCTTTGCCGAAGCGATGCTTAAGGGCGAAGCCATTCCGGTTTTTAATTACGGCAAGATGAAGCGCGATTTCACTTACATTACCGATATTGTTGCCGGGGTGAAGGCCGCGCTGTTTGCCGACGGACTGGATCCGTACGAGATTTTCAATCTGGGCAATAACCGGGCGGAAAATCTGATGGACTTCATTAAAACACTGGCCGCTTCGCTGGGCGTTGAGCCGAAGATGGAAATGCTGCCGATGCAGCCGGGTGATGTTCCTGTGACGTTTGCCGACGTTTCCAAAGCGGGTAAAAAACTGAACTACATGCCGCATACGCCGATTACAGAAGGCGTTCCGAAGTTTGTGCAATGGTACCGGGAATATCATGGTGTCTAA
- the rbfA gene encoding 30S ribosome-binding factor RbfA — translation MSSARIIRVNELLKREIAVDIPRLFANSNFDTSAVTITAVETGSDLRDATVYVSIFGHEEERAGMIRFLNRHHSEIQARMSKHVILKYTPRLYFKLDDSIESGDRVLGILSQLDIPDDKDTPDA, via the coding sequence ATGTCCAGCGCACGTATCATCCGGGTCAACGAATTGCTCAAACGCGAAATCGCGGTTGATATTCCGCGCCTTTTTGCCAACAGCAATTTTGACACCAGTGCCGTTACCATCACCGCCGTTGAAACCGGCTCGGATTTGCGCGACGCCACCGTTTATGTCTCCATCTTCGGCCACGAGGAAGAACGTGCCGGCATGATTCGCTTTCTGAACCGGCACCACTCAGAAATTCAGGCCCGCATGAGCAAGCACGTTATCCTCAAATACACTCCGCGCCTCTATTTCAAACTCGACGACTCCATCGAAAGCGGTGACCGCGTGCTCGGGATCCTTTCACAGCTCGATATCCCCGACGACAAGGACACTCCCGATGCGTAA
- the truB gene encoding tRNA pseudouridine(55) synthase TruB produces the protein MRKRNFLPDPDGVLLIDKPCEWTSHDIVAKVRNHFQLNKVGHGGTLDPNATGLVVLLIGRGTQLSARIMGGDKTYEGEILFGVETNSQDTDGEVTSEKDPSGVTEEQLRAEMKKALGDQMQMPPMVSAIKMNGVPLYKLARKGQEVERELRFIHIYKFALREFNPPRATFEVKSTKGTYVRTLAHDLGTRLGCGACLSQLRRTQSGDFSLSNAWNLDDILKWDRAELEKHIVSVNQLS, from the coding sequence ATGCGTAAACGCAATTTTCTGCCCGATCCCGATGGCGTTCTGCTCATCGACAAACCCTGCGAATGGACCTCGCACGACATCGTCGCCAAAGTCCGCAACCATTTTCAGCTCAACAAAGTCGGCCACGGCGGAACGCTCGACCCGAACGCCACCGGCCTGGTCGTCCTGCTGATCGGCCGCGGCACCCAGCTCTCCGCCCGGATCATGGGCGGCGACAAAACCTACGAAGGTGAAATCCTGTTCGGTGTCGAAACGAACTCGCAGGATACCGACGGCGAAGTTACTTCAGAAAAAGATCCTTCCGGCGTCACCGAAGAACAGCTTCGCGCCGAAATGAAAAAGGCTCTCGGCGACCAAATGCAAATGCCGCCGATGGTTTCCGCCATCAAAATGAACGGCGTACCGCTCTATAAACTCGCCCGTAAGGGGCAGGAAGTCGAGCGCGAGCTACGCTTCATCCACATCTACAAATTCGCCTTGCGCGAATTCAATCCGCCGCGCGCCACCTTTGAAGTGAAGTCCACCAAAGGCACCTACGTTCGCACTCTCGCCCACGACCTCGGAACCCGCCTCGGTTGCGGAGCCTGCCTTTCGCAACTGCGCCGCACACAGTCCGGCGACTTCAGCCTTTCCAATGCCTGGAACCTCGATGACATCCTTAAGTGGGATCGCGCAGAACTTGAAAAACACATCGTTTCTGTTAATCAGTTGTCCTGA